The Lutibacter sp. Hel_I_33_5 genome has a window encoding:
- the dtd gene encoding D-aminoacyl-tRNA deacylase, with amino-acid sequence MKAVIQRVSKASVTIESVKVASIQKGLLILLGIVDEDTQEDINWLSKKIINLRIFNDENYVMNNSLIDVDGEVIVVSQFTLQASTKKGNRPSYLKAAKPSIAIPLYEAFIKQIENDFNKKVQTGEFGADMKVELLNDGPVTIIIDTKDKK; translated from the coding sequence ATGAAAGCAGTTATCCAAAGAGTTTCTAAAGCGAGTGTTACAATTGAAAGTGTTAAAGTTGCATCAATCCAAAAAGGGTTATTGATTTTATTAGGTATTGTTGATGAAGATACGCAAGAAGATATTAATTGGTTATCTAAAAAAATCATCAATCTTAGAATTTTTAATGATGAAAATTATGTGATGAACAATTCATTGATTGATGTTGATGGAGAAGTTATTGTTGTGAGTCAGTTTACTTTACAAGCTTCAACAAAAAAAGGTAATAGACCAAGTTATTTAAAAGCTGCAAAACCATCTATTGCAATTCCATTGTATGAAGCTTTTATCAAACAGATAGAAAATGATTTTAACAAGAAAGTTCAAACAGGAGAATTTGGAGCTGATATGAAAGTTGAATTATTAAACGATGGTCCAGTAACTATTATAATTGATACAAAAGATAAAAAATAG
- a CDS encoding nucleoid-associated protein has protein sequence MIKKTKAEITKCILHKVANKYNSGHNVFSEDLIRFDQESYDLMRSFLVKPFVNLSQSYRFSHHADVRLNEVNNYATEIFKDESTFVEYSKNIVNHLYEQSNSAQIKTGDVIVAFIEGIEYNDVLTEAVGVFKIENKVDFFQSYLDDNESFDVVVQQGISTKKIDKGCLILNTSDVEGTVVLSVDNNNYDAQYWIKNFLSVKFADDYNSHTQNYLELCKEFSEEVIKPEFGKQEQGNFLASTVDYFKEHEAVDYHDFKDDVFEEEKHKELFEDYKKHFETLNDVLIRNNFDVSNVVLKKEKSKLKTEIKLDTNISIKLDVDAPDASSEYLERGYDEEKKMKYYKVYFNEEK, from the coding sequence ATGATTAAAAAAACCAAAGCAGAAATCACCAAATGTATACTTCATAAAGTCGCTAATAAATATAATAGTGGACATAATGTTTTTTCTGAAGATTTAATCAGATTCGATCAAGAAAGTTATGATTTAATGCGTTCTTTTTTGGTAAAACCCTTTGTTAATTTATCACAGAGTTATCGTTTTTCTCATCATGCAGATGTTCGTTTAAACGAAGTAAATAATTACGCAACAGAGATTTTTAAGGATGAAAGTACCTTTGTAGAATATTCTAAAAATATTGTAAATCATTTATATGAGCAATCTAATTCAGCTCAAATAAAAACAGGTGATGTAATTGTAGCTTTTATTGAAGGAATAGAATATAACGATGTGTTAACAGAAGCAGTTGGTGTTTTTAAAATTGAAAATAAAGTTGACTTTTTTCAGAGTTATTTAGATGATAATGAGAGTTTTGACGTAGTTGTTCAGCAAGGCATAAGTACTAAGAAAATAGATAAAGGTTGTTTGATTTTAAATACGTCTGATGTAGAAGGAACCGTTGTTTTATCCGTAGATAATAATAATTATGATGCGCAATATTGGATTAAAAACTTCTTAAGTGTAAAGTTTGCGGACGATTATAATTCACATACTCAAAATTATTTAGAACTGTGTAAAGAGTTTTCAGAAGAAGTAATTAAACCAGAATTTGGTAAACAAGAACAAGGTAATTTTTTAGCAAGTACAGTTGATTATTTTAAAGAGCATGAAGCTGTAGATTATCATGATTTTAAAGATGATGTTTTTGAAGAAGAAAAGCACAAAGAGCTTTTTGAAGATTATAAAAAACATTTCGAAACTCTAAATGATGTGCTAATCAGAAATAATTTTGATGTTTCTAACGTAGTTTTAAAGAAAGAAAAATCTAAGTTAAAAACAGAGATTAAACTTGATACAAATATTAGTATAAAATTAGATGTTGATGCTCCAGATGCTTCATCAGAATATTTAGAAAGAGGCTATGATGAAGAAAAGAAAATGAAGTATTACAAAGTATATTTTAACGAAGAAAAGTAG
- the lipB gene encoding lipoyl(octanoyl) transferase LipB, which translates to MNKKIILQDLGLKDYKNTWDFQTDLLQETVDIKISNRRNDKFETTNNHFLFVEHPHVYTLGKSGDLSNLLLNENQLKEKGATFYKINRGGDITYHGPGQIVGYPILDLENFFTDIHKYLRLLEETIILTITEYGLKGTRSKGETGVWLDVGTPFARKICAMGIRSSRWVTMHGFALNANTNLGYFDNIIPCGIRGKAVTTMEAELGKKVDLEEVKQKILKHFKNLFEVEEYIIK; encoded by the coding sequence ATGAATAAAAAAATTATTTTACAAGATTTAGGTCTTAAAGACTATAAAAATACTTGGGACTTTCAAACCGATTTGCTACAAGAAACGGTTGATATTAAAATAAGTAACAGAAGAAATGACAAATTTGAGACTACCAATAATCATTTTCTATTTGTAGAACATCCACATGTTTATACTTTGGGTAAAAGTGGCGATTTATCTAACTTGTTATTAAACGAAAATCAGCTTAAAGAAAAAGGAGCTACTTTTTATAAAATAAATCGTGGAGGAGATATTACATATCATGGTCCAGGACAAATTGTAGGGTATCCTATTTTAGATTTAGAGAATTTTTTTACCGATATTCATAAATATCTTCGCTTACTTGAAGAGACAATCATTTTGACCATTACCGAATATGGCTTAAAAGGTACAAGAAGTAAAGGTGAAACTGGAGTTTGGCTGGATGTTGGAACTCCTTTTGCTCGTAAAATTTGTGCTATGGGAATTCGTTCATCACGTTGGGTAACCATGCATGGTTTTGCTTTAAATGCGAATACAAATTTGGGGTATTTTGATAATATTATTCCTTGTGGAATTCGAGGTAAAGCTGTGACAACCATGGAAGCTGAACTTGGCAAAAAAGTTGATTTAGAGGAGGTAAAACAAAAAATTTTAAAGCACTTTAAAAATTTATTTGAGGTTGAAGAGTATATTATTAAATAA
- a CDS encoding metal-dependent hydrolase yields MDSLTQIVLGAACGEIILGRKIGNKALLFGAIGGTIPDLDVFIGEWMYTNEIDAMAFHRGFMHSLLFAVFGSFFFGWITHKLYNTRSRIGTTTQKNWIWLFFLSMFTHPILDSFTPYGTQLFAPFSDYRVAFNNISVADPFYTIPFLLCLIILLFFNRKRTRRTWWLKTGIYISSAYMLFTIGNKLYMDSVFKKSFDKAGISYYRFSAQPTILNNILWYGIAENDENYYATFYSLFDNNDLADKILVIPKNHTTIDIHHPDIKTLTWFSNNYFNLSKNEDGTFSYVDLRYPMLDPDNKDSSVFRFTLLKENGRWDILPFRGNPPNKEDFSKFLERIKGI; encoded by the coding sequence ATGGATTCATTAACTCAGATTGTTTTAGGTGCTGCTTGTGGCGAAATCATTTTAGGAAGAAAAATTGGTAACAAAGCTTTATTATTTGGAGCTATTGGTGGTACAATTCCTGATTTAGATGTTTTTATTGGCGAATGGATGTATACTAATGAAATTGATGCTATGGCTTTTCATAGAGGTTTTATGCATTCATTATTGTTTGCCGTTTTTGGTTCTTTTTTCTTTGGATGGATTACTCACAAACTTTATAATACTAGAAGTAGAATTGGGACAACAACTCAAAAAAATTGGATTTGGTTATTTTTCTTATCCATGTTTACACATCCTATTTTAGATAGTTTTACGCCTTACGGAACACAGTTATTTGCACCTTTTTCTGATTATAGAGTTGCCTTTAATAACATTTCCGTTGCAGATCCCTTTTATACAATTCCATTTCTGTTATGCTTAATTATTTTACTATTTTTTAACAGAAAAAGAACGCGAAGAACTTGGTGGCTAAAAACTGGAATTTATATTAGTTCCGCATATATGTTATTTACTATTGGGAACAAACTATACATGGATTCAGTATTCAAAAAATCTTTTGATAAAGCTGGAATTTCTTATTACCGTTTTTCTGCTCAGCCAACTATTTTAAATAATATTTTATGGTACGGAATTGCTGAAAATGATGAAAATTATTATGCAACTTTTTATTCTTTATTTGACAACAATGACTTAGCTGATAAAATATTAGTGATTCCAAAAAATCATACAACTATTGACATTCATCACCCAGATATTAAAACACTAACTTGGTTTAGTAACAACTATTTTAATCTTTCCAAGAACGAAGACGGAACTTTTAGTTATGTAGATTTACGCTATCCAATGTTAGATCCAGACAACAAAGATTCTTCGGTTTTTAGATTCACCCTTTTAAAAGAAAATGGACGTTGGGATATTTTACCTTTTCGAGGAAATCCTCCAAATAAAGAAGATTTTTCTAAATTTTTAGAGCGAATAAAAGGGATATAA
- the nhaC gene encoding Na+/H+ antiporter NhaC — MQDEKNISEINIQDQKIVDNKELNIWEALIPVVLLMGLLAYNIFYADGAWFGDYSNQYILLIGGVIAAAVGFFNKVSISRMIAEVWENWKSIFVPILILLLVGALAGTWLVSGIIPAMVYYGLQVLSPEIFLPATVIIAAIISIATGSSWTTSATVGIALIGIGSALGIPSGMIAGAVISGAYFGDKMSPLSDTTNLAPAMAGTDLFTHIKYMAFTTVPTIIITLIVFIILSATIDTSGSADISNLLASIDSTFNITPWLFLVPVAVIAMILMKTKPLIALGTGVVLAAVFAFIFQSDVLSSISNSNFQAIINAVLSDTQITTDNEKLTELFSSGGMNGMLWTIFLIICAMVFGGVMDAIGALAKITKVLLSVASSVFGLFASTVISCLGLNVIASDQYLALVIPGKMFKQAYEDKGLAPENLSRTLEDSGTVTSVLIPWNTCGAYQSGVLGVGVGEYFAYAIFNWLSPFTTLLFAAFRIKIRQLTTK; from the coding sequence ATGCAAGACGAAAAAAATATTTCTGAAATAAATATCCAAGATCAAAAAATTGTAGATAACAAAGAATTAAACATTTGGGAAGCTTTAATTCCTGTTGTTTTATTGATGGGTTTATTGGCGTATAATATTTTTTATGCAGATGGAGCTTGGTTTGGAGATTATTCTAATCAATATATATTATTAATTGGCGGGGTGATTGCAGCTGCAGTTGGATTTTTTAATAAGGTTTCTATTAGTAGGATGATTGCCGAGGTTTGGGAAAACTGGAAAAGTATTTTTGTGCCAATACTGATACTGCTTTTGGTAGGTGCTTTGGCTGGAACTTGGCTGGTGAGTGGAATAATACCTGCAATGGTTTATTATGGTTTACAGGTGTTAAGTCCAGAAATTTTTTTACCAGCCACAGTTATTATTGCAGCAATTATTTCAATAGCTACAGGTAGTTCTTGGACAACTTCTGCAACTGTTGGTATTGCATTAATTGGAATTGGAAGTGCATTAGGTATTCCATCAGGAATGATTGCTGGAGCTGTAATTTCTGGAGCTTATTTTGGAGATAAAATGTCACCACTTTCCGATACAACAAATTTAGCGCCAGCAATGGCAGGGACAGATTTGTTTACACATATAAAATACATGGCGTTCACAACAGTGCCAACAATTATAATTACACTTATTGTTTTTATTATTTTAAGTGCAACAATAGATACAAGTGGAAGTGCAGATATAAGTAATTTGTTAGCGAGTATAGATTCAACTTTTAATATTACTCCGTGGTTATTTTTAGTTCCTGTAGCTGTAATTGCTATGATATTAATGAAAACAAAACCATTGATTGCTTTAGGAACTGGTGTTGTTTTAGCCGCAGTTTTTGCATTTATTTTTCAATCTGATGTTTTATCAAGCATATCCAACTCAAATTTTCAAGCAATTATAAATGCAGTTTTGTCCGATACACAGATAACAACAGATAATGAAAAGTTAACTGAATTATTTTCTTCCGGAGGGATGAACGGAATGCTTTGGACAATCTTTTTAATTATTTGTGCAATGGTTTTTGGAGGCGTTATGGATGCAATTGGAGCTTTAGCTAAAATCACAAAAGTATTATTATCTGTTGCGAGTTCTGTTTTTGGTTTATTTGCGAGTACAGTTATTAGCTGTTTAGGACTAAATGTAATTGCTTCAGATCAATATTTAGCATTGGTAATACCCGGTAAGATGTTTAAGCAAGCATATGAAGATAAAGGACTGGCGCCAGAAAATTTAAGTAGAACTTTAGAAGATTCTGGAACCGTAACTTCTGTGTTAATTCCGTGGAATACTTGTGGAGCTTATCAATCTGGAGTTTTGGGAGTAGGGGTTGGAGAATATTTTGCCTATGCAATTTTTAACTGGTTGTCACCATTCACAACTTTATTATTTGCAGCTTTTAGAATTAAAATTAGACAATTAACTACAAAATAA
- a CDS encoding YceI family protein encodes MKKIILSALVLATVFTSCKGEKKEKVEAKEAVKVETNVSELNNVDVQNSIVTWKGAKPTGTHDGTVHLKSGGLLIENGKLTEGEFVIDMTTIKNVDMIGSDGAGNIEGHLSGPDFFDVPVYPTTKFVITKVEDTEGKLAVTGNLQIKDVTKSITIPASISTVDGVTIFKSDVFNINRADFNIKYKSKTFFKDLKDKFVDDLIEMSFVVKTKN; translated from the coding sequence ATGAAAAAAATAATATTATCAGCATTAGTTTTAGCAACTGTTTTTACAAGCTGCAAAGGAGAGAAAAAAGAAAAAGTTGAAGCTAAAGAAGCTGTAAAAGTAGAAACCAATGTTTCAGAACTAAATAATGTTGATGTTCAAAACTCTATTGTAACATGGAAAGGAGCAAAACCAACAGGAACACACGACGGAACGGTACATTTAAAAAGTGGAGGTTTATTAATTGAAAACGGAAAATTAACTGAAGGTGAGTTTGTTATCGATATGACTACTATTAAAAATGTAGATATGATTGGAAGTGATGGAGCTGGAAATATAGAAGGTCATTTAAGTGGACCAGACTTTTTTGATGTCCCAGTATATCCAACAACAAAATTTGTAATAACTAAAGTAGAAGATACAGAAGGAAAACTTGCTGTAACTGGAAATTTACAAATAAAAGATGTAACAAAAAGTATTACAATTCCTGCATCTATTTCTACAGTTGATGGAGTAACAATTTTTAAAAGTGATGTTTTTAATATTAATAGAGCAGACTTTAATATTAAATATAAATCAAAAACATTTTTTAAAGATCTAAAAGATAAATTTGTAGATGATTTAATTGAAATGTCTTTTGTTGTGAAGACTAAGAATTAA
- a CDS encoding putative porin, with amino-acid sequence MKKIVLLIFLSLFIGSLTSLSQVRRGKTGSSNGNVTQLNDSLRNKSEITVTLSGKTKYTDYKIISHKKDTTVVDTTLTIQKEYKYNFLRKDNFELLAFHNQGQTFNNLGYNFRDISAIPDIGFRAKQFGYFNVEDVKYYKVPTPTTEILYRTGLQQGQVLDAIFTLNFNPRLNVAMSYKGLRSLGQYRRALVSSGNFRGSFHYTTKESQYSLKGHITVQDILNQESGGLTDERTQSFIDDDPEYSSRDRLDVNLIDTENLFEGERYYFQHDFKLLGKKDSLKQKDFTNLKIGHTFSTENKRYNFTQGAVVTAFFGNVSETGAVNETVENRLTSNQFFLEFNSKYILGTFKAKIKLSSYEYGYNRLVNKTIGAINNTDLTGDAVSFGADWKGRISDFQVIADATVTPGSGRLAGNHFKGEMQYKKDSLFTIKGSLLLNSKSPNFNFLLHQSVYDSYNWENNFNNINTRNLGFNFNSKWINTSVDFTNIENYTYFDETNAPKQTNQSITYLKVKANKEFNFWKLYFDNTIMYQNVSSGSSVFRVPQLVTRNTLYYHDSWFKGDPMQVQIGATFKYFSKYKANAYNPLLAEFTLQNTTEIGYPTIDLFFNARVRRTRIFFKIENAGAGFGDKNYFSAPNYPYRDLVIRFGLVWNWFI; translated from the coding sequence ATGAAGAAAATTGTCTTACTAATATTTCTAAGCTTATTTATTGGGAGTTTAACATCTCTATCCCAGGTAAGAAGAGGTAAAACAGGAAGTTCTAATGGTAATGTCACACAACTTAATGATTCTTTAAGAAACAAAAGTGAAATTACTGTAACGTTAAGTGGCAAAACCAAGTATACAGATTACAAAATTATATCTCATAAAAAAGATACAACAGTCGTTGATACAACCTTAACTATTCAAAAAGAATACAAATATAATTTTCTACGCAAAGACAATTTTGAATTATTAGCCTTTCATAATCAGGGGCAAACTTTTAATAATTTAGGATATAATTTTAGAGATATTTCTGCAATTCCTGATATTGGTTTTAGGGCAAAACAGTTTGGTTATTTTAACGTAGAAGATGTGAAATACTACAAAGTTCCAACTCCTACTACAGAAATTTTATATAGAACTGGCTTACAACAAGGACAGGTTCTAGACGCAATATTTACTTTAAATTTTAATCCAAGATTAAATGTAGCCATGTCTTACAAGGGGCTAAGATCTTTAGGACAATATAGAAGAGCATTGGTTAGTTCGGGTAATTTTAGAGGTTCTTTTCACTATACAACTAAAGAAAGTCAATATTCATTAAAAGGACATATTACTGTTCAAGATATTTTAAATCAAGAAAGTGGAGGCTTAACAGATGAGAGAACTCAAAGCTTTATTGATGACGATCCAGAATATAGTAGTAGAGATCGATTAGATGTAAATCTAATCGATACCGAAAACTTATTTGAAGGTGAGCGATATTATTTTCAACACGATTTTAAATTACTTGGTAAGAAAGATTCTTTAAAGCAAAAAGATTTTACAAATCTAAAAATAGGACATACTTTTTCTACTGAAAATAAACGTTATAATTTTACTCAAGGAGCTGTTGTAACTGCATTTTTTGGAAATGTTAGCGAAACTGGTGCTGTAAATGAAACTGTAGAAAACAGATTAACTTCTAATCAGTTCTTCCTAGAATTTAACTCAAAATATATTTTAGGAACTTTTAAAGCTAAAATTAAACTAAGTAGTTATGAATATGGCTACAACAGATTAGTAAATAAAACTATTGGTGCAATAAATAACACAGACTTAACTGGAGATGCTGTTTCTTTTGGTGCCGATTGGAAAGGAAGAATAAGTGATTTTCAAGTTATTGCAGATGCTACTGTTACTCCTGGTAGTGGACGTTTGGCTGGGAATCATTTTAAAGGGGAAATGCAATATAAAAAAGACAGTCTTTTTACAATAAAAGGAAGTTTATTATTAAATTCTAAATCCCCGAATTTTAATTTTCTTTTACATCAAAGTGTTTATGATTCTTATAATTGGGAAAATAATTTCAACAATATTAATACTAGAAATTTAGGGTTTAATTTTAATTCTAAATGGATAAATACTTCTGTTGATTTTACTAACATTGAAAACTACACTTATTTTGATGAAACCAATGCTCCAAAACAAACAAATCAATCTATTACCTACCTTAAAGTAAAAGCTAATAAAGAATTTAATTTTTGGAAATTATATTTTGATAACACCATCATGTATCAAAATGTAAGCAGTGGAAGTTCTGTTTTTAGAGTGCCTCAATTAGTTACTAGGAATACACTTTATTATCATGATTCATGGTTTAAAGGTGACCCGATGCAAGTTCAAATTGGTGCAACTTTTAAATACTTTTCTAAATATAAGGCGAATGCTTACAATCCACTTTTAGCTGAATTTACTTTACAAAACACCACTGAAATAGGATATCCTACAATCGATTTGTTTTTTAATGCTCGAGTGAGAAGAACCCGTATCTTTTTTAAAATTGAAAATGCTGGCGCTGGCTTTGGTGATAAGAATTATTTTTCAGCACCTAATTACCCATATAGAGATTTAGTAATCCGTTTTGGATTAGTTTGGAATTGGTTTATTTAA
- a CDS encoding ribonuclease HII, translated as MLKLNYSKFSLEAGTDEAGRGCLSGPVVAAAVILPKDFKHDLLNDSKQLSEKKREALRPYIEKHALAFGVAFVYQEEVDEINVLQASITGMHRSIDQLKMIPEYIIVDGNKFRDYKDIPHKTIVKGDAKFMSIAAASVLAKTYRDEYMAMIHQEFPMYNWKKNKGYPTKEHRNAIREFGATIHHRKTFKLLPEQLKLEL; from the coding sequence ATGTTAAAACTTAATTATAGCAAGTTTTCTTTAGAAGCAGGAACAGACGAAGCAGGGAGAGGTTGTTTATCCGGACCTGTAGTAGCAGCTGCGGTTATTTTACCTAAAGATTTTAAGCATGATTTATTAAACGATTCTAAGCAACTTTCTGAGAAAAAAAGAGAGGCTTTACGCCCATATATAGAAAAGCACGCATTAGCTTTTGGTGTTGCATTTGTATATCAAGAAGAAGTAGATGAAATTAATGTTTTACAAGCCTCTATTACTGGTATGCATCGTTCTATCGATCAATTAAAAATGATACCAGAATATATTATTGTAGATGGAAATAAGTTTAGAGACTATAAAGACATTCCACATAAAACCATTGTAAAAGGAGATGCCAAGTTTATGAGTATTGCTGCAGCATCAGTTTTAGCGAAAACCTATAGAGATGAGTATATGGCTATGATTCATCAAGAATTTCCTATGTATAATTGGAAAAAAAATAAAGGATATCCAACCAAAGAACACAGAAATGCAATACGTGAATTTGGCGCCACAATTCACCATAGAAAAACATTTAAATTGTTACCAGAACAATTAAAGTTAGAATTGTAA
- a CDS encoding Lrp/AsnC family transcriptional regulator, which translates to MLLDATDKKLINLLQNDSKQTTKQLSLQLNLSVTAVYERIKKLEREDIIKEYVAIINKDKIDKSFLVFCHIKLIQHAIKYVSSFEKEITQLDEVSECFHVSGDYDYILKIHVKDMKEYRRFLISKLTSIKNIGSTHSIFTIGEVKNSTRIIL; encoded by the coding sequence ATGCTTTTAGATGCTACTGATAAAAAGTTAATCAATTTACTACAAAACGATAGTAAACAAACTACAAAACAACTCTCTTTGCAATTAAATCTTTCGGTTACTGCCGTTTATGAGCGAATCAAAAAACTTGAAAGAGAGGATATAATAAAAGAATATGTGGCAATCATCAACAAAGATAAAATTGATAAATCTTTTTTGGTTTTTTGCCATATAAAACTCATTCAACATGCTATTAAATATGTATCCAGTTTTGAAAAAGAAATCACTCAATTAGACGAAGTTTCAGAATGTTTTCACGTTAGTGGAGATTATGACTATATTTTAAAAATTCATGTAAAAGATATGAAAGAATATAGGAGGTTTTTAATCAGCAAATTAACATCCATTAAAAACATTGGTAGCACTCACAGTATTTTTACAATTGGAGAGGTTAAAAATTCTACAAGAATTATTTTATAA
- the gldA gene encoding gliding motility-associated ABC transporter ATP-binding subunit GldA — protein MSVVVSSISKVFESQKAVNDISFSLKKGEIVGFLGPNGAGKSTTMKMLTGFYKPTEGSILVNGIDMLTSQIEAQKSIGYLPEHNPLYTEMYVREYLQYQASIFKVEKSEITTVIEKVGLTSESHKKIYQLSKGYQQRVGLAAAILHNPSVLILDEPTTGLDPNQLVEIRALIKELGKDKTVLLSTHIMQEVEAVCDRVIILNKGEIVIDKPIAELKTSTEQFIKVTFDYKLEEQFIKRLPNITSYKNTSENNWTLVFNSKEDMRPKIFDFAQENGLKILGLNAENKNLENLFRELTS, from the coding sequence ATGTCTGTAGTAGTTTCTTCTATATCTAAAGTTTTTGAATCACAAAAAGCAGTAAACGATATTTCTTTTTCATTAAAAAAAGGAGAAATAGTAGGTTTTTTAGGCCCAAATGGTGCTGGAAAATCTACAACCATGAAAATGTTGACAGGGTTTTATAAACCAACTGAAGGTTCAATTTTAGTTAATGGAATTGACATGCTTACTTCTCAAATCGAAGCTCAAAAAAGTATAGGGTATTTACCAGAACACAACCCTTTGTATACAGAAATGTATGTTAGAGAATATTTGCAATATCAAGCTTCTATTTTTAAGGTTGAAAAAAGTGAAATTACGACAGTAATTGAGAAAGTTGGCTTAACTTCTGAATCCCATAAAAAAATATATCAATTATCTAAAGGCTATCAGCAAAGAGTAGGTCTAGCAGCTGCTATTTTACACAATCCATCTGTCTTAATTCTAGATGAACCAACTACAGGTTTAGATCCAAATCAGTTAGTTGAAATTAGAGCATTGATTAAAGAATTAGGGAAAGATAAAACAGTATTGTTATCTACACATATTATGCAAGAAGTAGAAGCGGTTTGTGATCGAGTAATTATTCTAAATAAAGGTGAAATAGTTATTGATAAACCTATAGCAGAATTAAAAACAAGCACAGAACAATTTATAAAAGTTACGTTTGATTATAAATTAGAAGAACAATTTATAAAGCGTTTACCAAATATAACTTCTTATAAAAATACTTCTGAAAACAATTGGACATTGGTTTTTAATTCAAAAGAAGATATGCGACCTAAAATCTTTGATTTTGCACAAGAAAATGGATTAAAAATACTTGGATTAAATGCCGAAAATAAAAACTTAGAGAACTTGTTCAGAGAGCTAACTAGTTAA
- a CDS encoding aminotransferase class I/II-fold pyridoxal phosphate-dependent enzyme, with the protein MKFNPADNIQDLQYFGEFGGVNPSISDSSTYTFLSAKTMFDTFEGNADGCYLYSRHTTPSNLYLGEALAAMEGTETANVSASGMGAITPVLLQLCEVGDHIVSSRTIYGGTYAFLKNFTPKLGIKTTFVDITKLDVVEASITKSTKVLYCESVSNPLLEVADISGLSALAKKYNLKLVVDNTFSPLSISPVKLGADIVVHSLTKFINGSSDTVGGVVCGTQEFVDNLRNVNDGASMLLGSTMDSLRASSILKNMRTLHIRMKQHSKNAAFLADKFEADGLKTVYPGLASHPSHQLFKSMMNTEYGFGGMLTVDVGSLEKANELMELMQHKNLGYLAVSLGFYKTLFSAPGSSTSSEIPEEEQMEMGLTDGLIRFSIGLDNNIERTYLMMKACMLEIGVLKEEVFT; encoded by the coding sequence ATGAAATTTAATCCAGCTGATAACATTCAAGATTTACAGTATTTTGGTGAGTTTGGAGGTGTAAATCCTTCGATATCAGATTCATCTACCTATACTTTTCTTTCGGCAAAAACAATGTTCGATACTTTTGAAGGAAATGCAGATGGTTGTTATTTATATTCTCGACATACAACGCCAAGTAATTTATATTTAGGAGAAGCTTTGGCAGCAATGGAAGGAACCGAAACAGCAAATGTCTCAGCATCTGGAATGGGAGCAATTACACCAGTATTATTACAATTATGTGAAGTAGGAGATCATATAGTTTCTAGTAGAACCATTTATGGAGGAACGTATGCTTTTCTTAAAAATTTCACTCCAAAGCTAGGAATAAAAACTACGTTTGTAGACATCACAAAATTAGATGTTGTTGAAGCATCCATCACAAAAAGCACTAAAGTTTTGTATTGTGAATCTGTGAGTAATCCATTGTTAGAAGTTGCAGATATTTCTGGTTTATCAGCTTTAGCTAAAAAATATAATTTAAAATTGGTGGTTGATAATACGTTTTCTCCTTTGTCAATTTCACCTGTAAAATTAGGTGCGGATATCGTAGTACATAGTTTAACAAAGTTTATCAATGGTTCTTCGGATACTGTTGGTGGTGTGGTTTGCGGAACACAAGAGTTTGTCGATAATTTAAGAAATGTAAATGATGGTGCTAGTATGTTGTTAGGTTCAACGATGGATAGTTTACGAGCTTCGTCTATTTTAAAAAATATGAGAACACTTCACATAAGGATGAAACAACATAGTAAAAATGCTGCTTTTTTAGCTGATAAATTTGAAGCTGATGGATTAAAAACTGTATATCCTGGATTAGCTTCACATCCATCACATCAACTTTTTAAATCGATGATGAATACAGAATATGGTTTTGGTGGTATGTTAACCGTTGATGTTGGTTCTTTAGAAAAAGCAAATGAATTGATGGAGTTAATGCAACATAAGAATTTAGGTTATTTAGCAGTCAGTTTAGGGTTTTATAAGACATTATTTTCTGCACCTGGAAGTTCTACTTCTTCAGAAATTCCTGAAGAAGAACAAATGGAAATGGGTTTAACAGATGGATTAATTCGTTTTTCGATTGGTTTAGATAACAATATAGAACGTACCTATCTTATGATGAAAGCTTGTATGCTTGAAATTGGTGTTTTAAAAGAAGAAGTGTTCACTTAA